CATGAAGATCACGACTCACACCTGCGCCACGCCCTTTGGCGAGATCGATCTGCGCGTGATCGAGGCGGGCAGCCAGCAGGCGGCGCTGCTGCGCGACGAGCCAGCGGCCCACGCCGCGATCTACGCCGCGAAGACGCTGGGCATCACGCGCGCGATCGAGCTGCTCAGCGCGGTCGCCCTCGACCGGCTGCTGTCTACGGCGGCGATCGTCGTGCCGCATGATCTGGTCGATCTGACCGTCGCGCGCGTCGCGACGTTTTTCGTCGGCAAAGGCTACGGCTTCCTGGGTCAGCAGCACGTCTTCTGCCCGGAGCTGCGGCGCTCGGCGCTGCACACGCTGGAATCCAGCGGCCTCCGCAGCTTCGCCCGTGGCACGCTGGCCGTGGCGGATCATCCGCAGGCGCAGATCGACTGGCGCTGGGGCGCGCAGCTTATGGCGCAGCATGGCGCTCCTGCGGCGTATCTGGCAAAAGAGCTGGAGATCTGCTACCTGCCGCTGTGTGTGATCGGGCACCGCGAAGATCTGACGCCGCTGCTGGGAGCGCTGATCGCCAACCTGCCTGAGTCGCGCGCGTGTCCTTGCGCCAGCGCCATGCAGCCCAGCCGCGAGCGTGGGCTGGTCGGCGACGACTGGCGAGCGTGGATGTGACGGGGGAAGAACAAAGGAACCGGGTGCTGTCTGAGCGCACAAGCAAAGAACAAAGGAGAGCTTGAAACTTGAAACTTGAAACTTGAAACGATGATCGACGACGAGCTGACACAGATCGTAGCAGAGATGCAACTCGTGGGGCGGCTGCTCCATAGCCGGGGCATCTTCGCCGGACGCGCGGGCAATATTTCGGCGCGGCTGGCCGATGGCCGCATCCTGATCACACGGTCGGGCACGCACAAAGCGCTGCTCGATCGCGGCGCGCTGCTGCTGCTGGACGCGCAGGGACAGCCGCTCGAAGCGGGCAGGCCATCCTCCGAGACGCCGCTGCATCTCGCGGCATACGCAGCCAGTCGTGAGGTCGGCGCGGTGCTGCACGCGCACCCGCCCGCCTGCACGACGCTGGCGATGCTCCAGCAGCCGCTCGATACCTCCACCACCGAAGAGGGCCGGATCGGGCTGGGAGCGGTGCCGCTGCTGCCACCGGCTGAGGCGGGCGATCCCGCAGCGGCGGAGCGCTGGTGCGCGGCGATTCGCTCAGGCGCGAAGGCGGCGCTGCTGGCAGGGCACGGCGTCATCGTCTGGGGCCGCGATCTCCGCGATGCCTTGGCCCGCCTCGAAACCTGCGAGTCGCTGGCCGATCTGCAATGGCGCGTGGCGGTATTTCGCGACGCATCACCCTAGGCGCTATTGCTCGGATCGTGGCACGCAAACTGACGTGACCGCATCTTAAACCTTAGACGATAGCGCAGCGCAGGATGGAGATTAAGGAGACTATGCCTGTTTTTAAAGAAATTCCAGCGGCAACCACCGGCCACGTCCCGGTGAAGATCTGGACCGATGCGATCGAGGAGTCCGCCGAGCAGCAGCTTACGGCGCTGGCCGGCTGTCCCTTCGTCTTTCACCACGTCGCGGCGATGCCGGATGTGCATTACGGCCTGGGCGCGACGATCGGCAGCGTCTTTGCGACCAGCGACGTGCTGCTTCCGACCGCCGTGGGCGTCGACATCGGCTGCGGCATGCTGGCCCAGCCCTTCAATCTGCGCGCCGTGGATCTGTCGCCGACCTTTCTGCGCGAGCTGCATGAGCTGACCAAAAAGCATATCCCGACCGGCTTTGGGCAGCACAGCGGGCCACAGGAGTGGGATGGCTTCGAGGAGGGCCGCTACACCGAGGCGGTCGCGCCGATCGTGCGCGAGAAGGGGCCGTACCAGCTCGGCTCGCTGGGCGGCGGCAATCATTTTCTTGAGCTATGCAAAGACGAAGACGGCCTGGTCTGGCTGATGCTGCACAGCGGCAGCCGTGGATCGGGCAACATGATCGCGCAGCA
The sequence above is a segment of the Herpetosiphonaceae bacterium genome. Coding sequences within it:
- a CDS encoding class II aldolase/adducin family protein — encoded protein: MKLETMIDDELTQIVAEMQLVGRLLHSRGIFAGRAGNISARLADGRILITRSGTHKALLDRGALLLLDAQGQPLEAGRPSSETPLHLAAYAASREVGAVLHAHPPACTTLAMLQQPLDTSTTEEGRIGLGAVPLLPPAEAGDPAAAERWCAAIRSGAKAALLAGHGVIVWGRDLRDALARLETCESLADLQWRVAVFRDASP